In a single window of the Natronosalvus caseinilyticus genome:
- the msrB gene encoding peptide-methionine (R)-S-oxide reductase MsrB has translation MSQESNERALTDEEWRERLTDEQYRVLREAGTERPFSGEYVDHEEDGSYSCAGCGATLFESDTKYHSGCGWPSFYDADDDVVETRVDTSHGMHRTEVLCANCGGHLGHIFEDGPEPTGQRYCINSAALEFEDE, from the coding sequence ATGAGCCAGGAATCCAACGAGCGAGCGCTGACCGACGAGGAGTGGCGCGAGCGCCTGACCGACGAGCAATACCGCGTTCTCCGGGAGGCCGGGACCGAGCGCCCGTTCTCTGGTGAGTACGTCGACCACGAGGAGGACGGCTCGTACTCGTGTGCGGGCTGTGGAGCCACGCTCTTCGAGTCCGACACGAAGTACCACTCGGGGTGTGGGTGGCCGAGTTTCTACGACGCCGACGACGACGTGGTCGAGACGCGCGTCGACACCAGCCACGGCATGCACCGCACCGAAGTCCTATGTGCCAACTGTGGCGGCCACCTCGGGCACATCTTCGAGGACGGCCCCGAGCCCACCGGCCAGCGCTACTGCATCAACTCGGCGGCGCTCGAGTTCGAGGACGAGTAG
- a CDS encoding dihydrodipicolinate synthase family protein: protein MTFQQALEGVTCPIVTPFDESGSVDEESLGSLVDALLEGGIDGLFPCGTTGEFASLSPDEQRRVVEVTVERADGEVPVLAGAAATSVVETVDYAEAAAEVGADVAVVVPPYFHSSNDPDGNRRFFETVADESPLPLVLYNIPSCTGQPIALETLEAIADHENVVGLKDSSGDFEYFLAAMRRTPEEFLCLQGFDTLLVPSLRMGADGGVNALSNVAPEAYAEVLETAETGRGEALQASISGLFEACGTYGFAPATKAALGHRGWLPSDAVRPPLVAVPEAGRKTITDRTNALLEG, encoded by the coding sequence ATGACTTTCCAGCAGGCACTCGAGGGCGTCACGTGTCCCATCGTGACGCCGTTCGACGAATCGGGATCGGTCGACGAGGAATCGCTGGGTTCGCTCGTCGACGCGCTCCTCGAGGGCGGCATCGACGGGCTCTTCCCCTGCGGGACGACCGGCGAGTTCGCGAGCCTCTCGCCCGACGAACAGCGTCGAGTCGTCGAGGTCACGGTGGAGCGAGCAGACGGCGAGGTACCGGTGCTCGCCGGCGCCGCCGCGACGAGCGTCGTCGAGACGGTCGACTACGCCGAAGCGGCCGCCGAGGTCGGCGCCGACGTCGCGGTTGTTGTCCCCCCGTACTTCCACTCGTCAAACGATCCCGATGGCAACCGCCGGTTCTTCGAGACGGTGGCCGACGAGTCGCCGCTCCCCCTCGTGCTCTACAACATCCCGTCGTGTACGGGCCAGCCCATCGCCCTCGAGACGCTCGAGGCGATCGCCGACCACGAGAACGTCGTCGGCCTGAAGGACTCGAGCGGCGACTTCGAGTACTTTCTGGCGGCGATGCGCCGGACGCCCGAGGAATTTCTGTGTCTCCAGGGGTTCGACACGCTGCTCGTCCCTTCCCTCCGAATGGGCGCCGACGGCGGCGTGAACGCGCTCTCGAACGTCGCTCCGGAGGCGTACGCCGAGGTGCTCGAGACCGCCGAAACCGGGCGCGGGGAGGCACTCCAGGCGTCGATATCGGGGCTGTTCGAGGCGTGTGGAACCTACGGATTCGCTCCGGCGACCAAAGCCGCCCTCGGCCACCGCGGGTGGCTCCCGTCCGACGCGGTTCGCCCGCCGCTCGTGGCCGTTCCCGAGGCAGGTCGAAAGACGATCACCGACCGTACCAACGCGCTGCTCGAGGGCTGA
- the mutL gene encoding DNA mismatch repair endonuclease MutL — protein MTDDTFDAPSHDADDSADTRSTDDADKRATDETTIHQLDEHTVARIAAGEVVERPASAVKELVENALDADATRIEVAIEKGGTESIRVSDDGRGMTETDVRRAVRQHTTSKITGLEDLERGVESLGFRGEALHTIGSVSKLTIRTRPRADGTADETPTGTELVYEGSDVVAVEPTGCPAGTTVVVEDLFYNTPARRKFLKTTATEFAHVNQIVTRYALANPDVALSLTHDGREVFATTGQADLQAAILAVYGREVARSMIDVEAEAEELPVGPLETVSGTVSHPETNRASRDYLATYVNGRAVTSEAIREGIMNAYGGQLGGDRYPFVVLFLEVPGDAVDVNVHPRKREVRFDDDDAVRRAVESAVEDALLEHGLLRSRAPRGRSAPEEATVGPDNEYEDGTLAGAADEPETGGSSGSGPSTAAGSSDAVGSHSIDRRDSDSNEAPATQADGSRTAEAPETGQSSDRSRANTSSGVETSPSAPSSDLEANRSDPSRVSEQTNRTTGTSDATDAANATDAADTTETTDAGDRSRHPASSDPSRSIIPSTNQQTLAGGTATETLEYDSLPSLRVLGQLKDTYVVCETPEGLVLIDQHAADERVNYERLQRAFADDPTTQALASPVELELTAVEAEAFEHYRDALASLGFSADRVDDRTVAVTTVPAVLEKTLEPAQLRDVLASFLDGDHEAGAETVDALADDFLADLACYPSITGNTSLSEGSVLDLLEALDDCENPYACPHGRPVVVQFEYGDLEDRFERDYPGHA, from the coding sequence ATGACCGACGATACATTCGACGCCCCATCTCACGACGCGGACGACAGTGCAGATACTCGTTCAACGGACGACGCGGACAAGCGAGCAACGGACGAGACGACCATCCACCAACTCGACGAGCACACCGTCGCCCGGATCGCCGCCGGAGAAGTCGTCGAGCGGCCCGCCAGCGCGGTCAAGGAGCTGGTCGAGAACGCCCTCGACGCCGACGCCACGCGCATCGAGGTGGCAATCGAGAAAGGCGGCACCGAGTCCATCCGGGTCAGCGACGACGGCCGCGGGATGACCGAGACGGACGTCCGGCGGGCGGTTCGCCAGCACACGACGAGCAAGATCACGGGCCTGGAGGACCTCGAGCGCGGCGTCGAGAGCCTGGGCTTTCGCGGGGAGGCGCTCCACACCATCGGGTCGGTGTCGAAGCTGACGATTCGGACCCGGCCTCGAGCCGACGGAACCGCCGACGAAACCCCGACGGGAACCGAACTCGTCTACGAGGGCAGCGACGTCGTCGCCGTCGAACCGACCGGCTGCCCCGCGGGAACCACGGTCGTCGTCGAGGACCTCTTCTACAATACCCCCGCCCGTCGAAAGTTCCTCAAGACCACCGCGACCGAGTTCGCCCACGTCAACCAGATCGTCACCCGTTACGCCCTCGCCAACCCGGACGTGGCGCTCTCGCTCACCCACGACGGCCGCGAGGTGTTCGCCACGACGGGCCAGGCCGACCTGCAGGCCGCCATTCTCGCCGTCTACGGCCGCGAGGTCGCTCGATCGATGATCGACGTCGAGGCCGAAGCCGAGGAACTCCCGGTTGGCCCGCTCGAGACGGTCTCGGGAACGGTTTCCCACCCAGAGACGAACCGGGCCAGTCGAGACTACCTCGCGACCTACGTCAACGGGCGAGCGGTCACCTCCGAGGCCATCCGCGAGGGAATCATGAACGCCTACGGGGGCCAGCTCGGCGGGGACCGCTACCCCTTCGTCGTGCTCTTCCTCGAGGTCCCAGGTGACGCCGTCGACGTGAACGTCCACCCCAGAAAGCGCGAGGTTCGCTTCGACGACGACGACGCCGTCCGCCGGGCGGTCGAGTCGGCCGTCGAGGACGCGCTGCTCGAGCACGGGTTGCTCCGCTCGCGGGCTCCTCGAGGACGCTCGGCGCCCGAGGAGGCGACCGTCGGGCCCGACAACGAGTACGAGGACGGAACGCTTGCGGGCGCGGCTGACGAACCCGAGACGGGCGGTTCGAGCGGTTCGGGGCCGTCGACCGCGGCAGGCTCGAGCGATGCCGTCGGCTCCCATTCGATCGACCGTCGAGATAGCGACTCGAACGAGGCGCCTGCAACGCAGGCAGACGGCTCGAGGACGGCCGAGGCACCAGAAACTGGGCAGTCGTCGGACAGATCACGAGCGAACACCTCGAGTGGAGTCGAAACGTCACCGTCGGCCCCTTCGTCCGACCTCGAGGCGAACCGTTCCGATCCCTCGAGGGTATCCGAACAGACGAATCGAACGACGGGTACGTCGGATGCGACAGATGCGGCGAACGCAACGGACGCGGCGGACACGACGGAGACGACAGACGCAGGAGATCGATCTCGACACCCCGCCTCGAGCGACCCGTCGCGCTCGATCATTCCGTCGACGAACCAGCAGACGCTGGCGGGCGGGACGGCTACCGAGACCCTCGAGTACGACTCTCTGCCCTCACTTCGGGTACTCGGCCAGTTGAAGGACACCTACGTCGTCTGCGAGACGCCCGAGGGACTCGTCCTGATCGACCAGCACGCCGCCGACGAGCGGGTCAACTACGAGCGCCTCCAGCGAGCCTTCGCCGACGATCCGACGACCCAGGCGCTCGCCTCGCCCGTCGAACTCGAGCTCACTGCTGTGGAGGCCGAGGCCTTCGAGCACTACCGGGACGCGCTCGCGAGTCTGGGCTTTTCCGCCGACCGCGTCGACGACAGGACGGTCGCCGTCACCACCGTCCCCGCCGTCCTCGAGAAGACCCTCGAGCCGGCCCAGCTCCGCGACGTCCTCGCCTCGTTCCTCGACGGGGACCACGAGGCGGGCGCCGAGACGGTCGACGCGCTGGCCGACGACTTCCTCGCCGACCTGGCCTGCTATCCGTCGATCACCGGCAACACCTCGCTCTCGGAGGGGTCCGTGCTGGATCTGCTCGAGGCGCTCGACGACTGCGAGAATCCCTACGCCTGCCCCCATGGGCGTCCCGTCGTTGTGCAGTTCGAGTACGGCGACCTCGAGGACCGATTCGAGCGGGATTATCCGGGTCACGCTTGA
- a CDS encoding calcium/sodium antiporter codes for MVPFEPIASTLVGLLALWLGARWLVTAASRLARAAGIPPLIVGLTVVAFGTSAPEIVVGVEAALEGRGAIAVGNVVGSNAFNLGAILGVLAIISPFRVADTLVRRDAVAMAAATAVGIAVLVNLHVSRTEGIFLIACLVAYMSWLARSARGSDVDVSEPERSETNRHPGVDALVLVVGLVLVGIGGRLLVQGAVEIARAGGVSEWLIGVTVVAGGTSLPEAAASVVAARRAEVGIAAGNVVGSNVFNLLGVLGISAVAAPLAVDVSVRLGLWWLAALTAVSAVLLATGRRLTRLEGVALVLSVAGYWVLAAG; via the coding sequence GTGGTCCCGTTCGAACCCATCGCCTCGACTCTCGTCGGTCTTCTCGCGCTCTGGCTCGGCGCTCGCTGGCTCGTTACCGCGGCTTCCCGACTCGCTCGAGCCGCGGGCATCCCGCCGCTGATCGTCGGTCTCACCGTCGTCGCCTTCGGGACGTCGGCGCCCGAAATCGTCGTGGGCGTCGAGGCGGCCCTCGAGGGACGCGGCGCCATCGCCGTCGGCAACGTGGTCGGATCGAACGCGTTCAACCTGGGCGCGATTCTGGGCGTACTGGCGATCATCAGTCCGTTTCGCGTCGCCGATACCCTCGTCCGACGGGACGCCGTCGCGATGGCGGCGGCGACAGCGGTTGGGATCGCGGTTCTGGTGAATTTGCACGTCTCGCGTACCGAAGGCATCTTTCTCATCGCGTGTCTGGTCGCCTATATGAGCTGGCTCGCCCGATCGGCACGCGGTTCCGACGTCGACGTTAGCGAACCCGAGCGCTCGGAAACGAACCGCCATCCCGGGGTCGATGCGCTCGTCCTCGTCGTCGGCCTGGTCCTGGTCGGTATCGGCGGTCGGTTGCTCGTCCAGGGCGCGGTCGAAATCGCTCGCGCCGGAGGCGTCTCGGAGTGGCTCATCGGCGTGACGGTGGTCGCCGGGGGAACCTCCCTCCCCGAGGCAGCAGCGTCCGTCGTCGCAGCGCGGCGCGCTGAAGTCGGCATCGCGGCCGGGAACGTAGTCGGGTCGAACGTGTTCAACCTGCTGGGCGTGCTCGGCATCTCCGCGGTGGCTGCGCCGCTGGCCGTCGACGTGAGTGTTCGCTTGGGACTGTGGTGGCTCGCCGCGTTGACTGCCGTATCGGCCGTCCTCCTGGCGACCGGTCGTCGGCTGACCCGTCTCGAGGGCGTCGCGCTCGTACTCTCGGTGGCGGGCTACTGGGTGCTGGCGGCGGGTTGA
- a CDS encoding glutathione S-transferase family protein has translation MNMLVDGEWRTDASETTNEEGAFERQTTTFRDEIRDEPDARFQPEAGRYHLYVSYACPWAHRTLLVRSLKGLEDAISVSVVDPYRAEGGWQFTPEKDGCTVDHVHGADYLRELYVRADPDATCRVTVPVLWDTKEDTIVNNESEEIIRMLDTEFDDLATRDVDLYPEGYREEVDEIIEAIYEPINNGVYRAGFATKQEPYEEAVDDLFEALAHWDDVLAEQRYLAGDRLTEADVCLFTTLVRFDQVYHTHFMCNVKFIREFDHLWPYLRDLYQTPGVAETVDMDHIKEHYYTTHPDVNPHGIVARGPDLEFEAPHDRDQLSGEPPAALASSLD, from the coding sequence ATGAACATGCTCGTCGACGGCGAGTGGCGAACCGACGCGTCCGAGACCACGAACGAGGAGGGGGCCTTCGAGCGCCAGACGACGACGTTCCGCGACGAGATCCGGGACGAGCCGGACGCTCGATTCCAGCCCGAAGCTGGACGGTATCACCTCTACGTCTCCTACGCGTGCCCGTGGGCCCACCGAACGCTCCTGGTGCGGTCGCTGAAGGGCCTCGAGGACGCCATCTCCGTTTCGGTCGTCGACCCCTATCGCGCCGAGGGTGGCTGGCAGTTCACACCCGAGAAAGACGGGTGCACCGTGGATCACGTCCACGGGGCGGACTACCTCCGGGAACTCTACGTGCGCGCCGACCCGGACGCGACCTGTCGCGTCACGGTGCCGGTACTCTGGGACACGAAGGAGGACACCATCGTCAACAACGAGTCCGAAGAGATCATCCGCATGCTCGATACCGAGTTCGACGACCTGGCGACCAGGGACGTCGACCTCTACCCCGAGGGCTACCGCGAGGAGGTCGACGAGATCATCGAGGCGATCTACGAGCCGATCAACAATGGCGTCTACCGGGCCGGGTTCGCGACGAAGCAGGAGCCGTACGAGGAGGCCGTCGACGACCTTTTCGAGGCGCTCGCACACTGGGACGACGTGCTCGCCGAGCAGCGCTACCTCGCCGGTGACCGCCTGACCGAGGCCGACGTCTGCCTGTTCACGACGCTCGTGCGATTCGACCAGGTCTACCACACGCACTTCATGTGCAACGTCAAGTTCATCCGCGAGTTCGACCACCTCTGGCCGTACCTGCGCGACCTGTACCAGACGCCCGGGGTCGCGGAGACGGTCGATATGGACCACATCAAAGAACACTACTACACGACTCACCCGGACGTGAACCCGCATGGCATCGTGGCCCGCGGCCCCGACCTCGAGTTCGAGGCGCCACACGATCGGGATCAGTTGTCTGGAGAGCCACCCGCGGCGCTGGCGTCGTCGCTCGACTAA